A genome region from Sphingorhabdus sp. SMR4y includes the following:
- a CDS encoding PaaI family thioesterase, whose protein sequence is MAGFGRASEKPEAGGCLTLGDNVPAGFERAKFSNPFLDMAGPYHVRSDGDCIVVGTRIHEGQINHINVAHGGVLGTLADVALSLQVHEAERPRLPVATMSLNTNYLAAAKLGDWVEAYCTIDRMSKRTAYCSGRIVCGDTVLMTMTAVFAILRK, encoded by the coding sequence GTGGCTGGATTCGGAAGAGCCTCCGAAAAGCCCGAAGCGGGCGGCTGCCTGACCTTGGGAGATAATGTCCCGGCCGGTTTTGAGCGGGCGAAGTTTTCGAACCCGTTTCTCGATATGGCCGGGCCCTATCATGTGCGGTCCGACGGCGATTGTATCGTCGTCGGGACGCGCATCCACGAGGGCCAGATCAACCATATCAATGTGGCGCATGGCGGTGTCCTCGGGACGCTCGCCGATGTTGCGCTGAGCCTGCAGGTCCATGAAGCCGAACGGCCCCGTCTGCCGGTTGCGACGATGAGCCTGAACACCAATTATCTGGCGGCGGCAAAGCTGGGGGATTGGGTCGAGGCTTATTGTACGATTGACCGCATGAGCAAGCGCACGGCCTATTGCAGTGGCCGGATTGTCTGCGGGGACACGGTGCTCATGACCATGACCGCAGTATTCGCGATCCTGCGCAAATAG
- a CDS encoding aromatic ring-hydroxylating oxygenase subunit alpha — MMVETLTGHNRSNGISYTELLEGDKVAPPAVYLEESPMEPGVTTVEVSRYWSKEEHDREVERLWKRVWQMACHKDEIKNVGDTFVYDIAELSFLVVRVSEDEIKAFPNSCMHRGRAICDNHKKGQKALRCPFHGWSWELDGKLKEVPCQWDFPSVSEETHSLKEISVGEWGGFVFINPDPNCEPLEDFLGDIDRHFQIPFERRYKAAHMIKRLPCNWKIAQEAFMESYHVVGTHPELMPAFADANSKYDVWHNMSRAMSAHGQPSPHTGLVNPDPTAFPDQKAFQSFIHPISKHKFERIEENRVKVSLPNGKSGIFDMEANYIEGDVTSADPHMCNWIGGKIAPADEDMPMVYTDESAHALRDQAAQARREEMRPTWGDMVDEISDADLMDAIFYSVFPNISPWADFNPIFYRFRPDGDNPEQSLHEVMFMVALPEGAERPEPAKCTFLDLEDDYTQAAEFGSYLNKIFNQDYLNHKAMQKGVKSQPDGVSLFAQYQESKLRHFHETLNLWLDSEEPPKSPKRAAA, encoded by the coding sequence ATGATGGTTGAGACTTTAACCGGACATAATCGGTCCAACGGTATTTCCTACACGGAACTGCTGGAGGGTGACAAAGTCGCGCCGCCGGCTGTGTATCTCGAAGAATCTCCCATGGAGCCTGGTGTTACGACTGTCGAGGTCAGCCGTTACTGGTCCAAGGAAGAGCATGACCGCGAAGTCGAGCGGCTCTGGAAACGCGTCTGGCAGATGGCTTGCCACAAAGATGAAATCAAGAATGTCGGCGATACGTTCGTCTACGATATCGCCGAACTGTCCTTTCTGGTGGTCCGCGTTTCGGAAGACGAGATCAAGGCGTTCCCGAACAGCTGTATGCACCGTGGCCGAGCAATTTGCGACAATCACAAGAAAGGCCAGAAGGCGCTGCGCTGCCCGTTCCATGGCTGGTCCTGGGAATTGGACGGCAAGCTGAAAGAAGTGCCCTGCCAGTGGGATTTCCCGTCGGTCAGCGAAGAGACCCACAGTCTGAAGGAAATCAGCGTCGGTGAATGGGGCGGTTTTGTCTTCATCAACCCGGATCCGAATTGCGAGCCGCTGGAGGATTTTCTCGGCGACATTGATCGCCATTTCCAGATCCCTTTCGAGCGGCGCTACAAGGCGGCGCACATGATCAAGCGTCTGCCCTGCAACTGGAAGATCGCGCAGGAAGCGTTCATGGAATCCTACCATGTGGTCGGCACCCATCCCGAGCTGATGCCCGCCTTTGCCGATGCAAACAGCAAATATGACGTCTGGCACAATATGTCCCGCGCGATGTCAGCCCACGGTCAGCCGAGCCCGCATACCGGGCTGGTCAATCCCGACCCGACCGCTTTCCCAGACCAGAAGGCCTTCCAGAGTTTCATTCATCCGATCAGCAAGCACAAGTTCGAACGGATTGAGGAAAATCGCGTGAAAGTATCGCTGCCGAACGGCAAGAGCGGTATCTTTGATATGGAAGCCAATTATATTGAGGGTGATGTGACATCGGCCGATCCGCACATGTGCAACTGGATCGGCGGGAAGATCGCGCCTGCGGATGAAGATATGCCGATGGTCTATACCGACGAATCGGCCCACGCCCTGCGCGACCAGGCCGCCCAGGCGCGCCGCGAGGAAATGCGTCCAACATGGGGGGACATGGTCGACGAGATCAGCGACGCCGATCTGATGGACGCTATTTTCTACAGCGTATTCCCGAACATCAGCCCCTGGGCCGATTTCAATCCGATCTTCTACCGGTTCCGCCCGGATGGTGACAATCCGGAACAGTCGCTGCATGAAGTCATGTTCATGGTTGCGCTGCCCGAGGGTGCAGAGCGGCCGGAGCCGGCGAAATGCACCTTCCTCGATCTGGAAGACGACTATACGCAGGCGGCTGAATTCGGCAGCTATCTGAACAAGATTTTCAATCAGGATTATCTGAACCACAAGGCCATGCAGAAGGGTGTGAAGAGCCAGCCCGACGGCGTGTCGCTGTTCGCCCAATATCAGGAATCGAAGCTTCGCCATTTTCACGAGACGCTGAACCTGTGGCTGGATTCGGAAGAGCCTCCGAAAAGCCCGAAGCGGGCGGCTGCCTGA
- a CDS encoding glutathione S-transferase family protein → MKLYSSLGPNPRFIRMFIIEKGLDVERVHIDILTAENRQPDFADKNILGTTPVLELDNGFMLSEIMAIAEYLEETHPDPALIGSTAQERAEVRMWTRRIDLEIAVPMTLGFRGGAGRPMFEPRMDVVGAEGAAELSRMADNRWKWLDAQLEGKDYICQDKFTMADLIAYCFIQFGYTVGWSLPEGTDNLAKFVDRIGERPSSKVWQDSE, encoded by the coding sequence GTGAAGCTTTATTCCAGCCTTGGTCCCAACCCCCGATTCATCCGCATGTTCATTATCGAGAAGGGCCTCGACGTCGAGCGCGTGCATATCGATATTCTCACGGCGGAAAACCGGCAGCCCGACTTTGCCGACAAGAATATACTGGGCACCACGCCGGTGCTCGAACTCGACAACGGCTTCATGCTCAGCGAGATCATGGCGATTGCCGAATATCTCGAAGAAACCCATCCCGACCCCGCCCTGATCGGATCCACCGCCCAGGAACGCGCCGAAGTGCGAATGTGGACAAGACGGATTGACCTTGAAATTGCCGTTCCCATGACCCTTGGGTTCCGGGGCGGAGCCGGCCGGCCGATGTTCGAACCGCGGATGGATGTCGTCGGCGCCGAAGGCGCGGCCGAGCTGTCGCGCATGGCGGACAACAGGTGGAAATGGCTTGATGCGCAGCTCGAGGGCAAAGACTATATCTGCCAGGACAAGTTCACCATGGCGGACCTTATCGCCTATTGCTTCATCCAGTTCGGCTACACGGTCGGCTGGTCGCTGCCCGAAGGCACCGACAATCTGGCAAAATTTGTCGACCGCATCGGCGAGCGGCCATCCTCGAAAGTCTGGCAGGACAGCGAATGA
- a CDS encoding VOC family protein, translating into MSSKPASLAKLGTIMQISYVPEDYDAALDYWTQKMGAGPFFHTEKVEVENVKYRGEPSDIQFSMAIGYWGDIQVELIRPNNDAPSMFKDWREKGLQGVQHLCLVVDDLAHARALTEEAGGEVIQEVSLPGGVGGAFYADYGGGPGTIIEYLQIPQAGLDGFAAMRQMHLDWDGKTNPVIGKE; encoded by the coding sequence ATGAGCAGCAAGCCAGCCTCTCTCGCCAAACTCGGCACGATCATGCAGATCAGCTATGTGCCGGAGGATTATGATGCCGCGCTCGATTACTGGACCCAGAAAATGGGCGCCGGCCCGTTTTTCCACACCGAAAAGGTCGAGGTGGAAAATGTCAAATATCGCGGCGAGCCTTCGGATATCCAGTTCTCCATGGCGATCGGCTATTGGGGCGATATTCAGGTCGAACTGATCCGCCCGAACAATGATGCCCCGTCGATGTTCAAGGACTGGCGGGAAAAAGGTCTGCAGGGTGTTCAGCATCTCTGTCTGGTCGTCGACGATCTGGCGCACGCCCGCGCACTGACCGAAGAAGCGGGTGGCGAGGTCATTCAGGAAGTCAGTCTGCCCGGCGGTGTCGGCGGTGCCTTTTATGCCGATTATGGCGGCGGCCCCGGCACGATCATAGAATATCTGCAAATTCCGCAGGCCGGCCTCGATGGCTTTGCCGCCATGCGCCAGATGCATCTCGACTGGGATGGCAAAACAAACCCCGTAATAGGAAAAGAATAG
- a CDS encoding ThuA domain-containing protein — translation MSEAPERRPDQKPIHCVLVAAGKYHDIDYARLEVMKLLAEDDRIRVRVFEDYENLEAIRNADFLVSYTCDLQPSEAAQKNIQDFVNNGGRYFALHGTNAVLKFLDDGLVDAPDEMPVFADTLGTRFLSHPPIIPFTVDNAQPDHPLVKGIPSFETVDEQYLVETRAELDVLLDTEYNGTDDISGFVHSDIKKSRHPVFYIRRMGEGAVLYLTMGHCRGHYDMEPVLDWWPEVDRSGWQQPIIYDLLRRGIGWSCEPAIAKF, via the coding sequence ATGAGCGAAGCGCCAGAACGTCGCCCCGACCAGAAACCGATCCACTGCGTGCTGGTCGCCGCAGGCAAATATCACGATATCGATTATGCCCGGCTTGAAGTGATGAAGCTTCTGGCCGAGGATGACCGGATCCGGGTCCGCGTGTTCGAGGATTATGAAAATCTCGAAGCGATCAGAAATGCCGATTTTCTGGTCAGCTATACCTGCGACCTGCAACCCAGCGAAGCGGCACAGAAAAATATTCAGGATTTCGTCAATAATGGCGGACGTTATTTCGCGCTGCATGGCACCAATGCGGTGCTCAAATTTCTCGATGATGGCCTGGTCGACGCCCCGGATGAGATGCCGGTCTTCGCTGACACGCTCGGCACGCGCTTTTTAAGCCATCCACCGATCATTCCGTTCACCGTCGACAACGCCCAGCCGGATCACCCGCTGGTCAAGGGCATCCCCAGCTTTGAAACCGTCGACGAACAATATCTGGTCGAGACCCGCGCCGAACTCGATGTCCTGCTCGACACCGAATATAATGGCACGGATGACATCAGCGGCTTCGTCCACAGCGATATCAAGAAGAGCCGCCATCCGGTCTTCTACATCCGGCGGATGGGCGAAGGCGCCGTGCTCTATCTGACCATGGGGCACTGCCGTGGCCATTATGACATGGAGCCGGTGCTCGACTGGTGGCCGGAGGTAGATCGATCCGGCTGGCAGCAGCCGATCATCTATGACCTGCTGCGGCGCGGTATCGGCTGGAGCTGCGAACCCGCCATAGCAAAATTCTAA
- a CDS encoding SDR family NAD(P)-dependent oxidoreductase, giving the protein MDLGLKGKKVILTGGSRGLGRAALEHFAAEGADVAFFSRNAEQVAAAKKELEAHGGKVIGDALDMTDLDGYAKWLEKAAGDLGGCDIFIHNVSSSGAGATGDWEVTFNTDILGAVKAMEVLEPHLEKSDDGSVIFMSSTAAFETFVAPQAFNAMKAALITYGSQLGQALGPKGIRVNMVSPGPIKFPGGNWSQIEKGMPEFYEGTKAGFALGDFGTADDVARSVVFLASPASSYTTGAHLVIDGGFTKRVQF; this is encoded by the coding sequence ATGGATTTAGGACTCAAGGGCAAGAAAGTCATTCTCACCGGCGGTAGCCGCGGCCTCGGGCGCGCAGCGCTGGAACATTTTGCAGCGGAAGGTGCGGATGTCGCCTTTTTCTCGCGCAATGCCGAACAGGTTGCGGCTGCGAAAAAGGAACTCGAAGCCCATGGTGGCAAGGTGATCGGCGACGCGCTCGATATGACCGATCTCGACGGCTATGCCAAATGGCTGGAAAAGGCCGCAGGCGATCTCGGCGGCTGCGATATTTTCATCCACAATGTCAGCTCCTCCGGCGCCGGAGCGACCGGTGACTGGGAAGTCACCTTCAACACCGACATTCTCGGCGCGGTCAAGGCGATGGAAGTGCTCGAACCGCATCTCGAAAAATCAGACGATGGCAGCGTGATCTTCATGTCCTCCACCGCAGCCTTCGAAACCTTTGTCGCACCACAGGCTTTCAACGCGATGAAAGCCGCGCTGATCACTTATGGCAGCCAGCTTGGCCAGGCCCTCGGCCCCAAGGGTATCCGCGTCAACATGGTCTCGCCGGGACCGATCAAATTCCCGGGCGGCAACTGGTCGCAGATCGAAAAAGGCATGCCTGAATTTTACGAAGGCACGAAAGCCGGCTTCGCTCTGGGTGATTTCGGCACCGCCGATGACGTCGCCCGCAGCGTCGTCTTCCTCGCCAGCCCGGCGTCTAGCTACACCACCGGCGCGCATCTAGTGATCGACGGCGGCTTCACCAAGCGCGTCCAGTTCTAA
- a CDS encoding NAD(P)-dependent alcohol dehydrogenase, which produces MTDSPTNAYPAKGYATHAPDQPLEPFSFTRRGLRHDDVLIEISHCGICHSDLHTARNDWGGSKYPVLPGHEIVGHVRAVGDDVSDFSQGDRVAVGCMVDACLECDHCEQGLEQYCLDGGMTGTYNGTDRRDGSPTYGGYSDKIVVRKEFVLRIPDGMDMGAAAPLLCAGITTYSPLKQWKVGPGSKVAVVGLGGLGHMGVKLAAAMGADVTVLTRTEDKMADAKALGARDILLSTDREAMKAAANSFDMILNTIPVPHPVAQYMPLLKVDCAQVLVGVIGTLPEMHSGHLLGRRILTGSGIGGIAETQEMLDFCAEKNILPEIETIAMQDVNTAYDRMEKSDVRYRFVIDMETLA; this is translated from the coding sequence ATGACCGATAGCCCGACCAACGCATATCCAGCCAAAGGCTATGCGACCCACGCCCCGGACCAACCGCTTGAACCATTTTCCTTCACCAGACGCGGCCTGCGGCATGACGATGTGCTGATCGAGATTTCGCATTGCGGAATTTGCCATTCGGACCTGCACACCGCACGAAACGACTGGGGCGGGAGCAAATATCCGGTACTTCCCGGTCACGAGATAGTCGGTCACGTTCGCGCCGTCGGCGACGATGTCAGCGACTTTTCCCAAGGCGACCGGGTCGCCGTGGGTTGTATGGTCGACGCCTGCCTGGAATGCGACCATTGCGAGCAGGGTCTCGAACAATATTGTCTCGATGGCGGAATGACCGGCACCTATAATGGTACCGACCGCCGTGATGGCAGCCCCACCTATGGCGGCTATTCGGACAAGATCGTTGTGCGCAAGGAATTCGTCTTGCGTATTCCCGACGGCATGGACATGGGCGCGGCCGCTCCCCTGCTCTGCGCGGGCATCACCACCTATTCGCCGCTGAAACAGTGGAAGGTCGGCCCCGGTAGCAAAGTCGCGGTCGTCGGCCTTGGCGGCCTCGGCCACATGGGCGTCAAGCTCGCCGCCGCCATGGGCGCCGACGTCACCGTCCTGACCCGCACAGAAGACAAGATGGCCGATGCCAAGGCCCTGGGTGCCAGGGACATATTGCTGTCGACCGACCGCGAAGCGATGAAAGCTGCGGCGAACAGTTTCGACATGATCCTCAATACCATTCCCGTGCCGCATCCGGTTGCGCAATATATGCCGCTGCTGAAAGTGGACTGCGCGCAGGTTCTGGTCGGGGTGATCGGCACCTTGCCCGAAATGCACAGCGGCCATCTGCTCGGACGGCGCATTCTCACAGGCTCGGGGATCGGCGGCATCGCGGAAACCCAGGAGATGCTCGATTTCTGTGCGGAAAAGAATATCCTCCCCGAGATCGAAACAATCGCGATGCAGGATGTAAACACTGCCTATGACCGGATGGAAAAGTCCGATGTGCGCTACCGCTTCGTGATCGATATGGAGACGCTCGCCTAG